A single Paraburkholderia sp. FT54 DNA region contains:
- the rnr gene encoding ribonuclease R — MQREKIIDKPLSKFPYPIPSREEILGVLRTSEAPLAANDIAEALSIKRQEREGFFKRLGAMERDGQIRLDQRNLYQLTHPSNFVAGRVQGHRDGFGFLIRDDGQDDLFLPTAEMQKVMHNDRVLARIVGYDRRGRPEGHIVEVTDRANKRVIGRLLNENGALIVAPEDKRIGHDILIQQNTKKAKVGQVVVVELTDFPSRHSQPLGRVVEVLGDIDDPGMEIEIAVRKYGVPHEFSQAALDEASRLPDEVRPVDARHRIDLRDVPLVTIDGEDARDFDDAVYCEPVQVGRGEGFRLIVAIADVSHYVHPKSGLDADAIERSTSVYFPRRVIPMLPEKLSNGLCSLNPHVDRCVLVCDMIVTARGEVKAYQFYPGVMHSAARLTYTEVAAVLKNTKGPEATRRAALLPQLQNLYGVYKSLFAARQKRGAIDFDTTETYIVCNAQGKIEQIIPRTRNDAHKLIEECMLAANVCAADFLKRNKHPGLFRVHAGPTAEKLENLRTFLRGMGLTLNGGDKPHASDYAALMAQIRDRPDAQMLQTMLLRSMQQAVYSPDNIGHFGLAYEAYAHFTSPIRRYPDLLTHRAIYAILQGRKYQPEPPQGVELNTALSPRARAMQQADDDKRGRQRSNNVAIWEELGLHCSANERRADEASRDVEAWLKCYFMRDKLGEEYGGMVNGVTSFGIFVQLDSLFIEGLVHVTELGSDYFQYDEIKNELRGERTGIRYRLSDRVRVQVSRVDLDARKIDFRLVRDTPIKPPLVRGPSADKSSSENGGARVRALPPVEGGAAAPGARRKKAAPAQTAAVKEARAARGVAKKHGAATKSVSKPQARKKR; from the coding sequence ATGCAACGAGAAAAAATCATCGACAAGCCCTTGAGCAAATTTCCGTATCCGATTCCAAGCCGCGAAGAAATCCTGGGCGTCCTGCGCACGAGTGAAGCGCCGCTTGCAGCGAACGACATCGCCGAAGCCCTGTCGATCAAGCGCCAGGAGCGAGAAGGATTTTTCAAGCGCCTCGGCGCGATGGAGCGCGACGGCCAGATCCGCCTCGATCAGCGCAATCTCTATCAGCTGACTCATCCGTCGAACTTCGTCGCCGGCCGTGTGCAAGGTCATCGCGACGGCTTCGGCTTTCTGATTCGCGACGACGGCCAGGACGATCTGTTCCTGCCCACCGCCGAAATGCAGAAGGTCATGCACAACGACCGCGTGCTCGCGCGCATCGTCGGTTATGACCGGCGCGGCCGTCCGGAAGGGCATATCGTCGAGGTCACGGATCGCGCCAACAAGCGCGTGATCGGCCGCCTGCTCAACGAGAACGGCGCGCTGATCGTGGCGCCCGAAGACAAGCGCATCGGCCACGACATTCTGATCCAGCAGAACACCAAGAAAGCCAAGGTCGGCCAGGTGGTGGTGGTCGAGCTGACCGATTTCCCGAGCCGTCATTCGCAGCCGCTCGGCCGCGTGGTGGAAGTGCTCGGCGATATCGACGACCCCGGCATGGAAATCGAAATCGCGGTGCGCAAGTACGGCGTGCCGCACGAATTCAGCCAGGCCGCGCTCGACGAAGCCTCGCGCCTGCCCGACGAAGTGCGCCCGGTCGACGCGCGCCATCGCATCGATCTGCGCGATGTGCCGCTCGTCACGATCGACGGCGAAGACGCCCGCGACTTCGACGACGCCGTGTACTGCGAGCCGGTTCAGGTCGGCCGTGGCGAGGGCTTTCGCCTGATCGTCGCGATCGCGGACGTCTCGCACTACGTGCACCCGAAGAGCGGGCTCGACGCCGACGCGATCGAACGCAGCACCTCAGTGTATTTCCCGCGCCGCGTCATTCCCATGCTGCCGGAAAAGCTGTCGAACGGCTTGTGCTCGCTGAACCCGCACGTCGACCGTTGCGTGCTGGTGTGCGACATGATCGTCACCGCGCGCGGCGAAGTGAAGGCGTATCAGTTCTATCCCGGCGTGATGCACTCGGCCGCGCGTCTGACCTACACGGAAGTCGCCGCGGTGCTGAAGAACACCAAGGGTCCGGAGGCCACGCGCCGCGCCGCCTTGCTGCCGCAACTGCAGAATCTGTACGGCGTGTACAAGTCGCTGTTCGCCGCGCGCCAGAAACGCGGTGCGATCGACTTCGATACGACTGAGACCTACATCGTCTGCAATGCGCAGGGCAAGATCGAACAGATCATTCCGCGCACCCGCAATGACGCGCACAAGCTCATCGAGGAATGCATGCTGGCCGCGAACGTCTGCGCGGCCGACTTCCTCAAGCGCAACAAACATCCGGGGCTGTTCCGCGTGCACGCCGGACCGACCGCGGAAAAGCTCGAGAATCTGCGCACGTTCCTGCGCGGCATGGGCCTGACACTCAATGGCGGCGACAAACCGCATGCAAGCGACTACGCCGCGTTGATGGCGCAGATCCGCGACCGGCCCGACGCGCAGATGCTGCAAACCATGCTGCTGCGCTCCATGCAGCAGGCGGTCTACAGCCCGGACAACATCGGCCACTTCGGTCTCGCGTATGAGGCGTATGCGCACTTCACGAGCCCGATTCGCCGTTATCCCGACCTGCTCACACACCGCGCGATCTACGCGATCCTGCAGGGCCGTAAGTATCAGCCGGAGCCGCCGCAAGGCGTCGAGCTGAATACGGCGCTCTCGCCGCGCGCTCGCGCCATGCAGCAGGCCGACGACGATAAGCGCGGCCGTCAGCGCTCGAACAACGTGGCGATCTGGGAAGAGCTTGGTCTGCATTGCTCGGCCAACGAACGCCGCGCCGACGAAGCCTCGCGCGACGTCGAAGCGTGGCTCAAGTGCTACTTCATGCGCGACAAGCTCGGCGAAGAGTACGGCGGCATGGTGAACGGCGTCACGTCGTTCGGCATTTTCGTGCAGCTCGATTCGCTCTTTATCGAAGGCCTCGTGCACGTCACCGAACTCGGCTCGGACTATTTCCAGTACGACGAGATCAAGAACGAGTTGCGCGGCGAGCGCACCGGGATTCGTTATCGTCTGTCGGATCGCGTGCGGGTCCAGGTGAGCCGCGTCGATCTCGATGCCCGCAAGATCGACTTCCGGCTCGTGCGCGACACTCCGATCAAGCCGCCGTTGGTGCGTGGGCCGTCGGCCGACAAGTCGTCCAGTGAAAACGGTGGAGCACGCGTGCGTGCGTTGCCGCCGGTGGAAGGTGGCGCGGCAGCGCCGGGCGCGCGCCGCAAGAAGGCCGCGCCCGCGCAAACCGCGGCGGTCAAGGAAGCACGCGCTGCGCGCGGCGTGGCGAAGAAGCACGGTGCCGCGACCAAATCGGTGTCGAAACCGCAGGCACGCAAGAAACGCTGA
- a CDS encoding MurR/RpiR family transcriptional regulator, with product MKPARKGAASAGAAAPAQPNSVSAILSRIEQLYPTFGATSQRIADFVRQHAQEVVHMSVSEVAERVGASEGSVVGLCKAIGATGFQQLKIVLAQEIVRPVQLIHEDLEPSDNTAAVISKIFSSNVQTLHETQSTLDVGELERAVEVIRNARRIEIYGVGSAASIAEDAHYRMLRIGLDVRAVIDPHIQVISASLCDPTVATLTISHSGSTHETVTATRLAKEAGARTICLTNFGRSPIQAYADIVLFTMARETKFRTEAMTSRLAQLAIIDVLIACLALSDYEKSVETIRHTFDVLSLKRY from the coding sequence ATGAAACCCGCAAGGAAGGGCGCGGCGAGTGCCGGGGCCGCTGCCCCGGCCCAGCCGAATTCGGTGTCGGCGATCCTGTCGCGCATCGAGCAGCTTTATCCGACCTTCGGCGCCACCAGCCAGCGCATCGCCGACTTCGTCCGCCAGCACGCGCAGGAAGTGGTGCACATGTCGGTCAGCGAGGTCGCCGAGCGTGTGGGTGCGAGCGAAGGCAGCGTAGTGGGCCTGTGCAAGGCGATCGGCGCCACCGGCTTTCAGCAGCTCAAGATCGTGCTGGCGCAGGAAATCGTGCGCCCGGTGCAGTTGATCCACGAAGATCTCGAGCCCAGCGACAACACGGCCGCGGTAATTTCGAAGATCTTCAGCTCGAACGTGCAGACCCTGCATGAAACCCAGTCCACCCTTGACGTGGGCGAGCTCGAGCGGGCGGTCGAGGTGATCCGCAACGCCCGCCGCATTGAAATCTACGGCGTGGGCAGCGCGGCGTCGATCGCCGAAGATGCGCACTACCGCATGCTGCGTATCGGGCTGGACGTACGCGCGGTGATCGATCCGCACATCCAGGTCATCAGCGCGTCGCTTTGCGACCCCACCGTGGCGACGCTCACCATCTCCCACTCGGGCAGCACGCACGAAACAGTGACGGCAACGCGCCTCGCCAAGGAAGCCGGCGCACGCACCATCTGCCTCACGAATTTCGGGCGATCGCCGATTCAGGCCTATGCCGACATCGTGCTGTTCACCATGGCGCGCGAGACGAAGTTTCGCACGGAAGCCATGACGAGCCGTCTCGCACAACTGGCGATCATCGACGTGCTGATTGCGTGCCTCGCGCTATCGGACTACGAGAAGTCGGTGGAAACGATCCGCCATACGTTCGACGTGCTGTCGCTCAAGCGATATTGA